One Mycolicibacterium parafortuitum DNA segment encodes these proteins:
- a CDS encoding DUF4350 domain-containing protein yields the protein MLALAAIAAVAVLSTLLTSPRSGGPLDPGSTSADGTHALIALLRERGVTVVEAASIADVEREAREAREDTLLVAAQTFHLFDEELLNRLADVPGDRLLIAPIGRTREALAPRLRRDDVTEYAGLRPGCDLREATRAGTVQFGIAETYDAAGSVPVTRCYDGALARYTDDGRTVTVVGSDGFVTNSQLLQEGNAALALNLTGTHPRMIWFAPQFSESDGAAGDAALPDLIPRQVYWLVLQLALAVALLAWWRGRRVGPLVAEQLPVVVRASETVEGRGRLYRSRRARDVAAEALRTATRQRLLPRLGLNHASSPAAITQAVADRCGLDPQSVAHSLYGPAPADDTELVNLARALDDIERQVAQS from the coding sequence ATGCTCGCACTCGCCGCGATCGCCGCGGTGGCGGTGCTGAGCACGCTGCTGACCTCACCCCGCAGCGGCGGTCCGCTCGATCCCGGGTCGACATCCGCCGACGGCACCCACGCGTTGATCGCGCTGCTGCGCGAACGCGGTGTCACCGTCGTGGAGGCTGCCTCCATCGCCGACGTCGAACGCGAAGCACGCGAAGCACGCGAGGACACCCTGCTGGTGGCCGCCCAGACCTTCCACCTGTTCGACGAGGAACTGCTGAACCGCCTCGCCGACGTACCCGGAGACCGCCTGCTGATCGCCCCGATCGGGCGCACCCGCGAGGCGTTGGCGCCGCGACTGCGTCGCGACGACGTGACCGAGTACGCGGGGCTGCGGCCGGGGTGCGACCTGCGCGAGGCCACCCGTGCGGGCACCGTGCAGTTCGGGATCGCCGAGACCTATGACGCGGCGGGCTCGGTTCCGGTGACCCGCTGCTACGACGGCGCGCTGGCGCGCTACACCGACGACGGCCGCACGGTCACGGTGGTCGGCAGCGATGGTTTCGTGACGAACTCCCAACTGCTGCAGGAGGGTAACGCCGCGCTGGCGTTGAACCTCACCGGTACCCATCCCCGGATGATCTGGTTCGCCCCGCAGTTCAGCGAGAGCGACGGTGCGGCCGGTGACGCGGCGCTGCCCGATCTCATTCCGCGGCAGGTGTATTGGCTGGTTCTGCAGCTGGCGCTGGCCGTCGCGCTGCTGGCCTGGTGGCGGGGTCGGCGGGTCGGACCGCTGGTCGCCGAGCAGCTGCCGGTGGTGGTGCGCGCATCGGAGACCGTGGAGGGCCGCGGCCGGCTGTACCGGTCCCGGCGGGCCCGCGACGTCGCGGCCGAGGCGCTGCGCACCGCGACACGGCAACGGCTGCTACCCCGGCTCGGCCTCAACCACGCTTCGTCGCCCGCGGCGATCACCCAGGCGGTGGCCGACCGGTGCGGCCTGGATCCTCAGTCCGTCGCCCATAGTCTGTACGGACCCGCACCGGCCGATGACACCGAACTGGTGAACCTCGCACGTGCACTCGACGACATCGAAAGGCAGGTCGCACAGTCGTGA
- a CDS encoding LLM class F420-dependent oxidoreductase, protein MTRFGYTLMTEQSGPKDLVRYAVSAEQVGFDFEVSSDHYFPWLASQGHAPYAWSLLGAVAHATERVELMTYVTCPTLRYHPAIVAQKAATLQILADGRFTLGVGSGENLNEHVVGKGWPTVARRQDMLKEAIQIIRELQTGDLVDWKGEYFEVDSARLWDVPDVPLPIAAAVSGDRSVETFAPLADHLIAVQPDKSIVDSWHEARRATGLPGDVRVIGQIPICWDPDRDAAIDRAHDQFRWFAGGWAVNSDLPTTAGFDGATQFVRKEDVAESIPCGPDLDAIVDAVREYWEAGFTDIALIQVGGDTQERFLAEAASPLLELLRSASH, encoded by the coding sequence ATGACCCGTTTCGGCTACACCCTGATGACCGAGCAGAGCGGACCGAAAGACCTTGTCCGCTATGCGGTATCGGCAGAACAGGTCGGTTTCGACTTCGAGGTGTCCAGTGACCACTACTTCCCGTGGCTGGCCTCGCAGGGCCACGCTCCCTACGCGTGGTCGTTGCTCGGCGCGGTCGCGCACGCCACCGAGCGCGTCGAGTTGATGACCTATGTGACCTGTCCGACGCTGCGCTACCACCCGGCGATCGTCGCGCAGAAGGCTGCGACGTTGCAGATCCTCGCCGACGGCCGGTTCACCCTCGGAGTGGGCAGCGGCGAGAACCTGAACGAGCACGTGGTGGGCAAGGGCTGGCCCACCGTCGCCCGCCGCCAGGACATGCTCAAGGAGGCCATCCAGATCATCCGCGAGCTGCAGACCGGCGACCTGGTCGACTGGAAGGGTGAGTATTTCGAGGTCGACTCCGCCCGGCTGTGGGATGTGCCCGACGTGCCGCTGCCCATCGCGGCGGCGGTGTCCGGTGACAGGTCGGTCGAGACGTTCGCGCCGCTGGCCGACCATCTGATCGCCGTGCAGCCCGACAAGAGCATCGTCGACTCCTGGCACGAGGCGCGGCGGGCCACCGGTCTCCCCGGCGATGTGCGGGTGATCGGACAGATCCCGATCTGCTGGGACCCCGACCGTGACGCCGCGATCGACCGCGCACACGACCAGTTCCGCTGGTTCGCCGGGGGTTGGGCGGTCAACTCCGACCTGCCCACCACCGCGGGTTTCGACGGCGCCACACAGTTCGTCCGCAAGGAAGACGTCGCCGAATCCATCCCGTGCGGCCCCGACCTGGATGCGATCGTCGACGCCGTGCGCGAATACTGGGAGGCGGGCTTCACCGACATCGCGCTGATCCAGGTCGGCGGCGATACCCAGGAGAGGTTCCTCGCCGAGGCAGCATCGCCGCTGCTTGAGCTGCTCCGGTCCGCGTCCCACTGA
- a CDS encoding NAD(P)-dependent alcohol dehydrogenase, producing MKMRAARMYGYKQPLRLEEIDVPTPGPEEVLVRVGGAGMCRTDFQLVDGYFDTGLSMDFPITPGHEVAGWVDGIGSAVPKSAGLAEGDQVVVFGSWGDGACRQCHEGNEQLCAHGVWAGFGRHGGYQEYMPVDYRYLIKMPGHGGLSPETLAPLTDAGLTPYRGLKKLRNAGHLGPGRTVAVSGIGGLGSYAVQYAKLLGGGATVVAFARSDEKLQIAADNGADHVVNVRDKDTDTIRAALESATGRSELDAVIECAGSAESIRLAFSLLAAEGAVASVGLIGNRVDIPLFPLVAREYTYYGSFWGNYNDLTEVLALARAGQITHSVTRVRFDDVNDTLEAIARGDVLGRAVIVYD from the coding sequence ATGAAAATGCGGGCAGCACGTATGTACGGCTATAAGCAGCCACTGCGTCTCGAAGAGATCGACGTGCCCACCCCCGGTCCGGAGGAGGTACTCGTGCGGGTCGGCGGCGCGGGCATGTGCCGCACCGACTTTCAACTCGTCGACGGCTATTTCGACACCGGTCTGTCGATGGACTTCCCGATCACTCCGGGTCACGAGGTGGCCGGGTGGGTCGACGGGATCGGATCGGCGGTGCCGAAATCGGCGGGGCTGGCCGAAGGCGATCAGGTGGTGGTGTTCGGCAGCTGGGGTGACGGTGCGTGCCGCCAGTGCCACGAGGGCAACGAGCAACTGTGCGCGCACGGGGTGTGGGCCGGGTTCGGCAGGCACGGCGGATACCAGGAGTACATGCCGGTCGACTACCGCTACCTGATCAAGATGCCGGGCCACGGCGGGCTCTCTCCAGAGACCCTGGCGCCACTGACCGACGCCGGTTTGACGCCGTACCGGGGGCTGAAGAAGCTGCGCAACGCCGGTCATCTGGGTCCGGGCCGCACGGTCGCGGTGTCGGGGATCGGCGGTCTGGGCAGCTACGCGGTGCAATACGCGAAGCTGCTCGGCGGCGGCGCCACCGTGGTCGCGTTCGCGCGCAGCGACGAGAAACTCCAGATCGCCGCCGACAACGGCGCCGACCACGTCGTCAACGTCCGTGACAAGGACACCGACACCATCCGCGCCGCGCTCGAATCTGCCACCGGCAGAAGCGAACTGGATGCGGTCATCGAATGCGCGGGCTCCGCGGAGTCGATCCGCCTCGCCTTCTCCCTGCTGGCCGCCGAGGGCGCCGTCGCATCGGTCGGCCTCATCGGCAACCGCGTCGATATCCCGCTGTTTCCTTTGGTGGCACGCGAATACACCTATTACGGCTCATTCTGGGGCAACTACAACGACCTCACCGAGGTGTTGGCGCTGGCGCGGGCCGGTCAGATCACCCATTCGGTCACCCGGGTCCGTTTCGACGACGTCAACGACACCCTCGAGGCGATCGCGCGCGGCGACGTCCTGGGTCGGGCGGTCATCGTCTACGACTAG
- a CDS encoding AAA family ATPase has product MALRAEIAKVVVGQDAVVSGLVVALLCRGHVLLEGVPGVAKTLLVRTLAAALQLEFKRVQFTPDLMPGDVTGSLVYDARTAEFEFRAGPVFTNLMLADEINRTPPKTQAALLEAMEERQVSVDGQPRPLPDPFIVAATQNPIEYEGTYQLPEAQLDRFLLKLNVPLPPRDQEIAILSRHARGFDPRDLTFVQPVAGPAELAAARDAVRQVLVADEVLGYIVDIVGATRHSPSLQLGVSPRGATALLSTARAWAWLSGRGYVTPDDVKAMARPTLRHRVALRPEAELEGASADGVIEGILSAVPVPR; this is encoded by the coding sequence ATGGCGCTTCGCGCCGAGATCGCGAAGGTCGTCGTCGGCCAGGACGCCGTCGTCAGCGGCCTGGTGGTCGCGCTGCTGTGCCGCGGCCACGTGCTGCTCGAAGGCGTGCCCGGCGTGGCGAAGACGCTGCTGGTGCGCACCCTCGCCGCGGCGCTGCAGCTGGAGTTCAAGAGGGTGCAGTTCACACCGGATCTGATGCCCGGCGACGTGACCGGATCTCTGGTCTACGACGCCCGCACCGCCGAGTTCGAGTTCCGGGCCGGCCCGGTGTTCACCAACCTGATGCTCGCCGACGAGATCAACCGAACCCCGCCGAAGACCCAGGCGGCGCTGCTGGAGGCGATGGAGGAGCGGCAGGTCAGCGTCGACGGTCAGCCGCGCCCGCTGCCCGACCCGTTCATCGTCGCGGCCACCCAGAACCCGATCGAGTACGAAGGCACCTATCAGCTTCCCGAGGCGCAGCTCGACCGGTTCCTGCTCAAGCTCAATGTGCCACTGCCACCGCGTGATCAGGAGATCGCGATCCTGAGTCGGCACGCCCGCGGCTTCGATCCCCGCGATCTCACCTTCGTCCAGCCGGTGGCCGGACCGGCCGAGCTGGCAGCGGCCCGCGACGCCGTCCGACAGGTCCTCGTCGCCGACGAGGTGCTCGGGTACATCGTCGACATCGTCGGCGCGACAAGGCATTCCCCGTCGCTTCAGCTCGGGGTGTCCCCGCGCGGCGCGACGGCGCTGCTGTCGACCGCGCGGGCGTGGGCGTGGCTGTCCGGCCGCGGGTACGTGACTCCCGACGACGTCAAGGCGATGGCGCGCCCGACGTTGCGGCACCGGGTCGCGCTACGCCCGGAGGCCGAGCTGGAGGGCGCCAGCGCCGACGGCGTGATCGAGGGCATCCTGTCCGCGGTGCCCGTGCCGAGATAG
- a CDS encoding DUF4129 domain-containing protein: MSTIDIDRDAAHDAAQAELSKSIYPKPSLMDVLSEWFERLLYRLTAGASEMPGGWLTITVLAVLVVAAVVIAVRIARRAMRSSRGDTPALFDDHVLSAAEHRATAERHAAAGDWAPAIRHRLRAIARQLEDTGVVQPVPGRTATELARTAGGALPALAADLHTAAEVFNDVTYGERPATEDQYRMITALDDGLARHTPTSSGAGHGDAHLPWAEVR, from the coding sequence GTGTCGACGATCGACATCGACCGCGACGCGGCCCACGATGCCGCGCAGGCAGAGCTCTCGAAATCGATCTATCCGAAGCCGTCGTTGATGGACGTGCTCTCGGAATGGTTCGAGAGGCTGCTCTACCGGCTCACCGCCGGCGCGTCGGAGATGCCCGGCGGGTGGCTGACCATCACCGTGCTGGCGGTGCTGGTCGTCGCCGCCGTCGTCATCGCGGTCCGCATCGCGCGCCGGGCGATGCGCAGCAGCCGCGGCGACACCCCCGCCCTGTTCGACGATCACGTGCTCAGCGCCGCAGAACACCGGGCCACTGCGGAACGCCATGCCGCGGCCGGGGATTGGGCTCCGGCGATCCGCCACCGGCTGCGGGCCATCGCCCGGCAGCTGGAGGACACCGGGGTGGTGCAGCCGGTGCCCGGGCGCACCGCGACCGAGCTGGCCCGCACCGCCGGCGGCGCGTTACCCGCGCTGGCGGCTGACCTGCACACCGCTGCCGAGGTGTTCAACGACGTCACCTACGGCGAGCGGCCGGCCACCGAGGATCAATACCGGATGATCACCGCGCTCGACGACGGACTGGCCAGGCACACGCCCACGTCGTCAGGAGCCGGGCACGGCGACGCGCACCTGCCGTGGGCCGAGGTGCGGTGA
- a CDS encoding phosphatase PAP2 family protein, whose amino-acid sequence MQTDLSYPDETRLRHARHRWTVIAICASLFFVAVYLLAVRTTTGQAIENAALNGADQVGPRAYLAASKALSTITYSSLALATVLVGAIGLLRRQVHLAVAAMAVILGSQAVTQFLKYVVLQRPELLNTHQYLENTLPSGHTTAAMSVLFATLIVMPYRFRGVAMFFALTWAVGIGAYTVIAQWHRLSDTLAADAVTLVVACAASHFLARTGRLRAVVSPGAARFTLRTVFVAAVTVVGTLSLALGGTALVAALHQPIDGDVEWSLFLSAQWVAAAGSIFSALLFWWTWHRLETKRRGDPVAAR is encoded by the coding sequence GTGCAGACCGACCTCTCCTACCCCGACGAAACACGGCTCCGCCACGCCCGTCACCGCTGGACGGTCATCGCGATCTGCGCATCGCTGTTCTTCGTCGCGGTGTACCTGCTCGCCGTGCGCACCACGACGGGGCAGGCGATCGAGAACGCCGCGCTCAACGGGGCCGACCAGGTCGGTCCACGGGCGTATCTGGCCGCCAGCAAGGCGCTGAGCACGATCACCTATTCGTCGCTCGCGCTGGCCACCGTGTTGGTCGGGGCGATCGGGCTACTGCGCCGGCAGGTCCACCTCGCGGTGGCCGCGATGGCGGTCATCCTCGGCAGTCAGGCAGTCACGCAGTTCCTCAAATACGTTGTGCTGCAACGCCCAGAACTGCTCAACACCCACCAGTACCTGGAGAACACGCTGCCCAGCGGCCACACCACCGCGGCGATGTCGGTGCTGTTCGCGACGCTGATCGTGATGCCCTACCGCTTCCGCGGCGTCGCGATGTTCTTCGCGCTCACCTGGGCCGTCGGGATCGGCGCCTACACCGTGATCGCCCAGTGGCACCGATTGTCCGACACCCTGGCCGCTGATGCGGTGACGCTGGTCGTCGCCTGTGCCGCATCGCATTTCCTGGCCCGTACCGGCCGCCTGCGGGCGGTGGTGTCACCGGGCGCGGCCCGGTTCACCCTGCGTACCGTGTTCGTCGCTGCGGTCACCGTGGTCGGGACGCTGAGCCTGGCCCTTGGCGGCACCGCGCTGGTGGCCGCCCTGCACCAACCCATCGACGGTGATGTCGAGTGGTCGCTGTTCCTCAGTGCGCAGTGGGTGGCCGCGGCCGGTTCGATCTTCTCGGCGCTGCTGTTCTGGTGGACCTGGCACCGGCTGGAGACCAAACGCCGCGGCGATCCGGTCGCAGCCCGTTAG